The DNA sequence GGGTATTTCGGGACAGGCCGGTGCAATTAAACATGGCATTTCTAAAGCACTCCTGGAGTACGATGCCGCACTGAGGCCGGTTCTAAAACAGGCGGGATTCCTGACAAGAGATTCTCGCATAAAGGAGCGGAAGAAGTACGGGCAACCCGGGGCGAGGAAAAGGTTTCAGTTTTCCAAAAGATAATATTGGTGAGGAGGGGGGCTATGGCCTCCCTTTTTTGTATATAAGGAAATATTGTAACAGTTTACGGTGTTCGGCTATCAGTGTCCAGAAAAAAACCGGCAATGTCGGCAAGGTATTTCATTCGAAGATGGGTGGAGGCCCGTGAAGATTGGCTGTAATTTTCTGGAGAGAATATCCGACTGCTGATTCCTGTGAATTATTGAGGACTTGTCATGTTAAAAGTTAGCATATACGGAGCAAGTGGCTACACAGGTCAGGAACTCCTAAGACTTCTATTTAGGCATCCTGAAGTGGAAGTTGTTGCCCTGACGTCAAGGAAATTTAAGGGGACTCCAGTTTCCGATGTGTTCCCGGCTTTTCACGGGCTGACAGACATGGAATTTATTGATGCATCCCCTTATGATGTTGCCGATCTTTCCGATGTTGTCTTTTTGGCGCTTCCTCACGGTCTGGCGATGGAGGCTGTTCCTCTCTTTTTGAAAGCGGGGAAAAAGGTTATTGATCTTAGCGCTGATTTCCGCCTGCGTGATATTGCAGTGTACGAGCAGTGGTACCAGAAACATACGGCACCGGATTTGATAAAAGGGGCGGTTTACGGCCTTCCGGAATTGTACCGGGACAGTATTAAGACCGGACAGCTTATTGCAAATCCCGGGTGCTATCCAACCGGGGTCATTCTTGGTCTGGCCCCTGTGTTGAAGGAAGGATGGATTGATATCGCCTCGATTATTGTTGACTCGAAGTCGGGGGTTAGTGGTGCGGGTCGCGAACCGCAGATTGGCTCACTCTTCTGTGAGGTGAATGAGGGGTTTAAGGCCTATAAGATCGGCCAGCATCGTCACATGCCGGAGATGGAGCAGGAGCTCGGCTTCCTTGCCGAGACAGATGTTAAGATTTCCTTTGTGCCGCATCTGCTACCGGTGAACAGGGGGATACTTAATACGATATATGCGGGGCTAAAGGAGAGCGTATCCGTATCTGACCTGATAGATCTTTATAAAAAGTTTTACGATGGTGAAGCGTTTGTCAGGATTTATAAGGCGGGCACATTCCCCACTGTTTCATCCGTCAGGGGTTCTAATTACTGTGATATCGGGCTAACTGTTGACGGTGAGACGGGAAGGGTTATAATAGTATCCGTTATTGACAATCTTATAAAGGGTGCTGCCGGCCAGGCCGTACAAAACATGAACCTGATGTATGGCTTGAGTGAAGACTCTGGCTTAAAATTGATTTCGCTGTTTCCATAGTTTGAAG is a window from the Syntrophales bacterium genome containing:
- the argC gene encoding N-acetyl-gamma-glutamyl-phosphate reductase codes for the protein MLKVSIYGASGYTGQELLRLLFRHPEVEVVALTSRKFKGTPVSDVFPAFHGLTDMEFIDASPYDVADLSDVVFLALPHGLAMEAVPLFLKAGKKVIDLSADFRLRDIAVYEQWYQKHTAPDLIKGAVYGLPELYRDSIKTGQLIANPGCYPTGVILGLAPVLKEGWIDIASIIVDSKSGVSGAGREPQIGSLFCEVNEGFKAYKIGQHRHMPEMEQELGFLAETDVKISFVPHLLPVNRGILNTIYAGLKESVSVSDLIDLYKKFYDGEAFVRIYKAGTFPTVSSVRGSNYCDIGLTVDGETGRVIIVSVIDNLIKGAAGQAVQNMNLMYGLSEDSGLKLISLFP